Proteins encoded within one genomic window of Ailuropoda melanoleuca isolate Jingjing chromosome 16, ASM200744v2, whole genome shotgun sequence:
- the KRT6A gene encoding keratin, type II cytoskeletal 6A yields the protein MSSKSTIRSQSVSHRGFSTSSARVPGVCRSGFSSVSVSRSRGSGGLGGVYGGAGFGSRSLYGLGGSKRISIGGGSCAIGGGYGGRVGGGFGYGGGVASGFGFGGAAGGGFGLGGGAGFAGGYGGPGFPVCPPGGIQEVTVNQNLLTPLNLQIDPTIQRVRTEEREQIKTLNNKFASFIDKVRFLEQQNKVLDTKWTLLQEQGTKTVRQNLEPLFEQYINNLRRQLDSILGERGRLDSELRNMQDTVEDFKNKYEDEINKRTAAENEFVTLKKDVDAAYMNKVELQAKVDALTDEINFTRALYDAELAQMQTHVSDTSVVLSMDNNRNLDLDSIIAEVKAQYEEIAQRSRAEAESWYQSKYEELQVTAGRHGDDLRNTKQEIAEINRMIQRLRSEIDHVKKQCANLQSAIADAEQRGELALKDAKNKLAGLEDALQKAKQDMARLLKEYQELMNVKLALDVEIATYRKLLEGEECRLSGEGVGQVNISVVQSTVSGGYGSAGGYGSASGMGGGSGLGGGSGYSYGSGHSLGGGFSSSSGRGVGGGFSSSGGSSSTIKYTTTSSSSRKSYKH from the exons ATGTCTAGCAAATCCACCATTAGGAGCCAAAGCGTCAGCCACCGTGGCTTCAGCACCAGCTCAGCCAGAGTCCCAGGGGTCTGCCGCTCTGGCTTCAGCAGTGTCTCCGTGTCCCGCTCCAGGGGCAGTGGTGGCCTCGGTGGAGTGTATGGAGGAGCCGGCTTCGGCAGCAGGAGCCTCTATGGCCTGGGGGGCTCCAAGAGGATCTCCATCGGAGGGGGCAGCTGTGCCATCGGTGGCGGATACGGTGGCAGAGTTGGAGGTGGCTTTGGCTATGGAGGTGGAGTCGCAAGTGGATTTGGTTTTGGTGGTGCAGCTGGTGGTGGCTTTGGGCTCGGTGGTGGAGCTGGCTTTGCTGGTGGCTATGGAGGCCCTGGCTTCCCTGTGTGCCCCCCTGGAGGCATCCAAGAGGTCACCGTCAACCAGAATCTCCTCACTCCTCTGAACCTGCAAATCGACCCCACCATCCAGAGGGTGAGGACTGAGGAGCGGGAGCAGATCAAGACCCTCAACAACAAGTTCGCCTCCTTCATCGACAAG GTGCGGTTCCTGGAGCAACAGAACAAGGTCCTGGACACCAAGTGGACTCTGCTCCAGGAGCAGGGCACCAAGACCGTGAGGCAGAACCTGGAGCCCTTGTTTGAGCAGTACATCAACAACCTCAGGAGACAGCTGGACAGCATCCTGGGCGAGAGGGGCCGCCTGGACTCGGAGCTGAGGAACATGCAGGACACAGTGGAAGACTTCAAGAACAA ATATGAAGACGAAATCAACAAGCGCACAGCAGCGGAGAATGAATTTGTGACTCTGAAGAAG GATGTGGATGCTGCCTACATGAATAAGGTTGAACTGCAAGCCAAGGTGGACGCTCTCACAGATGAGATCAACTTCACCAGAGCCTTGTATGACGCA GAACTGGCACAGATGCAAACCCACGTCTCAGACACTTCCGTGGTCCTGTCCATGGACAACAACCGTAACCTGGACCTGGACAGCATCATCGCTGAAGTCAAAGCCCAATATGAGGAGATCGCTCAGAGGAGCCGGGCTGAGGCTGAGTCCTGGTACCAGAGCAAG TATGAGGAGCTGCAGGTCACAGCTGGCAGACACGGGGACGACCTGCGCAACACCAAGCAGGAGATTGCTGAGATCAACCGCATGATCCAGAGGCTGAGATCTGAGATCGACCATGTCAAGAAGCAG TGTGCCAACCTGCAGTCAGCCATCGCTGATGCTGAGCAGCGTGGGGAGCTGGCCCTCAAGGATGCCAAGAACAAGCTGGCTGGGTTGGAGGATGCCCTGCAGAAGGCCAAGCAGGACATGGCCCGGCTGCTGAAGGAATACCAGGAACTGATGAATGTCAAGCTGGCCCTGGATGTGGAGATCGCCACCTACAGGAAGCTGCTGGAGGGCGAGGAGTGCAG GCTGAGTGGGGAAGGCGTCGGACAAGTCAACATCT cTGTGGTGCAGTCCACCGTGTCTGGCGGCTATGGCAGCGCTGGTGGCTATGGCAGTGCCAGCGGCATGGGCGGTGGCTCAGGCCTGGGTGGAGGCAGCGGCTACTCCTATGGCAGCGGCCACAGCCTTGGAGGTGGCTTCAGTTCCAGCAGTGGCAGAGGCGTGGGGGGTGGCTTCAGCTCCTCTGGAGGCAGCAGTTCCACCATCAAATACACCACCACGTCCTCCTCCAGCAGGAAGAGCTACAAGCACTGA